From the genome of Erinaceus europaeus chromosome 1, mEriEur2.1, whole genome shotgun sequence:
TAAAAATAAGCTTGCAAGGCCACATGAACACTAGGGTTCATAACCAAAAGCATAAAATGTACTGTGGTTTCACTAGTACAGGGGAGACCACAGACTGATGGCCTTGAGCTCACACACTCTTAGAAGTCAGGCAGGATATGGCACAGCAGAGAGGAATGGGGTATCAAGAGAGCCCAGTCCTATCTATACACAGCAATGGCACCCAGTACCTTAAGGGGTTCTACCAGTTCCAGGGCAGGGATGACATTCTCCGAGACCACTTCAGCTGGGATCAGAGTCTTCATGGGCACCTCCTTCACCTCATCACAGAACCCAACCAGTGCACAAATCTCCTTGGGTTGCTGGGAACAGAGAAATAACAGTCAAATACAGGCCTGTatgcctccccccacctctgtcccACCTCCTAAAACAGaggttgggggtgctggttggggtgggggtaggggatcACCCTGATGTCAGTGTCAAGACTAactagcctgggagtatggattgacctgtcaacgcccatgttcagcagggaagcaattatagaagccagaccttccaccttctgcatcccacaatgaccttgggtccatactcccagagggttaaagaataggaaagctattaggggaggagatgggatacagaggtctggtggtgggaattgtgtgaagttgtaccccttttatcctatggttttgtcaatgtttcctttttataaataaaaaatttaaaaaaaaaaaagactgactaGCCCCCAATAAGCAAATTCTCCATGTCAATTCTCTAGGATCTGGCATTCAAAGTGGAGCAGATGGACCAGGTGTGAAGGAGACTCCATTAGTTCTGAATGGAGATCAAGACAGAAAAGTGACCTCTGACCCAAGCAGGGTGCACCCAAAGAAGCAAAACTCCCCACATGCTGTTAGTAGGCAACCAAAACATTTCCAACACTTGGTCTAGACTATGCTAGAACCTGCTTATCAGCTGGCCTGTTTTGCTGGGTAGGATGCAAACTGTGTATGTTCTTTGTAGAGAAGGAACTACCATGCCTATCAACTAAGAGAAAACCAGCTGTTTTAGAAATAAAACCATAGCAGGTCCATCTAAAATGATGTATTAAAGGGAaatgttggcaaaaaaaaaaaaaaaaaagataccacttTGTACACATAATACACTCAGAAACCCTACCTCCCAAACTGATGAATTATTTCAAGTCACAGGGTCTTTAAACTGATCCCCTTTTCCCAGCCTGACACCCAGACACAGAAAACTAGATAGTCTAGATAACTAGAGCCAAGCAAAAAAAGTATACACACTTTGTATACTTTGTAAACCAGAAACTGGCTCTGGGCTTCAAGGCATTTAACTCCCACCGAAACACCGACAGCCAGGGAAACAGGAcaactaaaagcaagatctgtTACAGGAAGACAGCTAACCCATGACTCTGGCTCACATTATCTTACAGTGAAGAAGGCTCTATAATTAAAGTGGGGATAGCTAAAGAGCATTTCTTAAATTTCCTGGCTTTGACACACACTTTAAGAATGAGAGACATTAGAATGGGGCCGAGGATACAGtaagttgttatttttttttatgaacaaAAGATAAAGATTCAGGTATGCGGTTGCTTGTTTCGGATCAACTTTGTCCCACTCACTCCTAAAGGGGCCACAGTGAAAATTCAGGTATTGCAGCCAAAGTCCTCTCCCCCATGTCAAAATACCCTTGAAAATGTAGGTAGAGATGTGCTCAGATGGACAATGCTCAGTAGAATCCCAAAAAGAGCATCGGTTCTCTGAGCATGGTCTGGTGTTCCCTTTGCATTATTATGCCACTGTAATAACAGCTCTTAAGTCATCTGATGTGACTGCAGAAGCCACAATCAAGAGTTTCTCATTCTCTGGATCTGACAAACAAACAGGACAAGTCTATGCTCACTGTTTGTAAATGATTTGCTCATGCAGCAGCAGAAGCATATGTGAGGTTATGGAAAACAATTGCAGGCATGCAATGCTCTGGAGTCAGGACAGAAACAAGGCTTTCTGCTGGGAGCCAGGCCTACAGTGAAGGAAGCTGAGGCATCTTGGGGGCCACCTATGGTTCCCCACCATCACACTGATCGTCTTCATGTCGGTGGCTAGCTGGCTGTGTGACCAGAGCCCGTGACTGATTCTCTTGCTGACTTCACTTTCGGATCCCTTGAAGGGGAGGTAAGACTTCCCACTCCTAGGGAGTCCCAGGGGAGAGATGCATATAAGCTCCCCTGCCGGCCACTGACACAGAGAGGGACCCTGCCTTAGGTCATCGCTTGTACCTGTCAGAGCTGACCACGTCAATACAAAAAAGATGAGCAAAGTAACTACGAGAAGCAGCAGACCACTACCACAAGCAAATTCCCCCATCACATACCTGATCCTGCTGTTGAACAAAAATACAGGAAATCGgagatgaaaataagaaaaaggaaaggacacaagagttaagaaaaattaaaatcacaatCAAGCAGTTAACCAGGAATAGGGACGTCACCTAGAGTTCAGGGGCACCCTTACTGTCACATTCTCAGCAACCTACCTTATTCCTACTACTGATGCACAATGGGGCTCGAAGCTACTGTGGTCCTCAACGCCAATTAATGCTCAGACTTTGGGGCAGCAGACACCATGTTATCAAGAAGAGTGCttcacaattacagaagccagaccttctaccttctgcaacccacaatgaccctgggtccatgctcccagagggatagagaatgggaaagctatcgggggaggggtgggatatggagattgggcgatgggaattgtgtgtagttatacccctcctaccctatggttttgttaattaatcctttcttaaataaaattaaaaaaataaaataaaataaaaagagaattttctcttttgaaaccatggataaacaaaaatatgtaacAACTAGGGTCACAGAAATAAAAAGGTTTATGAGAGTACTGCGAACAAGTGTATGCCCACAAATTAGAAAAAGCTAAACATAATAGGcaaattcctaaaaaaaaaaaagaagagtgctTCATCCTGGAAGCCTACTCATCCCTCCCCCCCCAGACCTGCAAAGCATTCCCTCCACTGAGTGATGAGCAGAGAGAGGACAGGATACAGAAATGCTcacgtgcgggggggggggggggggggggggtcacacacTTATAAAGTAAATACACCCAGAGGTCAGGGATCCTGAAACACTTGTCCCAGGTCTTGTAGAAATCTACCTCAAGATGTTCAACTTGACATGGTCTTGCCCTTTGATTGAGCAAATCCAGTATTAACTATTTGTGGCTAGGgggtgggaaagagaaaggacacAGCAGGTATGTGCATATATCTCTATTTGGTGTAAGAatgcttgttttttcttttttttttattccaaggTCAACCTAAATATTCAGGCACATGGGATTGGTCACATAAATTATGTTCCATCCACAGTGAATAACTGCAAAGCCACTTAATCACTGGCATTAATGTTGAatgatatatatatggatttttttaatgtaaactaCAGATTTTGATGTGATATATAAAACATGACCCCACTTACATTTTTTAAACCTCCAAATGCTATTTTACTTAGGAATTACcatccacatttaaaaaaaaaaaagggtgggggtatagcataatggttatgcaaagagactttcatgcctgagattctcaagtcccaggttcaatcccccacaccacgataagccagagctgaatagtgctctggtaaaataaaataaaataaaataaaataaaataaaatacacagtaTAACTTCTATAATGAGAACAATACTTTCAATTATGAAGAAGCAGTGGACCAGATCAAGTCACTTTCAAAAActaggttgtttttgtttgttttttcctactCTAAGGCTGCTTTCCAGTTATTTTTAGAAGACAGGGTGTGGTAGCAAGGccatagtataatgtttatgcaaaaaactcccatgcctgaggcatccCTGGCACCAACTTATGTTCagccaaaagaaagaaataaaaggaaaaggggggggaagtTATGGATAATAAAATAACCCCAAACAAACTTTTAGTGTGCCCGGGAGTCCTTGAGTAGTTAAAGGAGGTGCCAAAAACcaatcttttccattttaaatcTTTCAAGCCAGAGAGTCTAACAATTTACATCTGCTATTACGTACAAATAAGCATCACTTTACCTCAACAGGTGGGAGAAGGCCTAATCTGCTCCTGGTTAGAGAACAAACTTGAGGACCTTAGGTGAGTCTCAATGTAGTCAGAGTCTGCGTGGCAGAGTGAAAGGGGCAACTCATGCCTCTGCCTCTACAGATGGGACCTCAGGAGGCAGCGTACACTCCCCGTGTACAACTGAAGACCACTCTGCTCTACACGACAGCTTTCTGCAGAGCTAGCTAACTCTCTTCCCACGAGCAGTAAGATTTTTCTACTTCTGTAATGAAGAAACACTCTTACCACCTGGGAGTCTCACCAACAAAAATACAAGAGTTAGTGGCCCAAGCAGCAGCAACATTGAACACTGCTTCAGAGGACGGGGCTGACTCCAGGAGACACGATTCTTGTCCCTGAGAACTCAGGCTGCAACGGAGCAACTGCCGAGTTGTGGCCAAGCTAAAAAACAGACAATTCTACCGGTGAAAGCCAAATAGCAGTGCTCTGACAGCCAGCGCACATCTGCAGAGTAACATAAACTGCCAGGACACCACCAGGGCAGCCCTGCGGGTCAAGCTGCCTCGGCGTTTCTGACTGGGGGAGGAAGGGGTGGTACTGAGCTACAGAGAGAGAGTGTTAGCCAAAATGATCTCACAGCCACATAATTCTCAAATTCTGTGAATCACAAACAAAAtgtgaaatgaagaaaaatactAAGAGTCTCCCTTGCTACCTACCATATGCATCATCATTTGGACAGCAATTGTAGAATACTGGTTGATGTAGTTCTTACACTGCGGAGAAACAAGAGCAGCAGTTACTACAACACACCAAACACATGTGCTTCCAACAGTGTTGACTGGTGACAATCATGTTTCTAGGAGTAGAGTCATGAACTTCTTCTCTGACCAAATCATTTAAATAAGCTAAAAAGGACAATTCAGTTATTCTATACCTTACAGGAAAACAGAGGGCAAgggcaaatagcataatggttatgctattagactctcatgcctgaggttccaaagtctcaggttcaatcccccacaccaccataagctagagctgagtaatgctccggggaggggaaaaaaaaaacccaaaaactcatGACAGTAGTTGTGTGAATAGGGCCCACGAAACAACTGCCCTAACATACTAAGACAATGAGGTTCAGAGTCGATAGGACTAACATTCACCAAGGTAAAGAAACTTCCCAGGTGAATGTCTTACAAGTCCCCTGGGCAAACCTGGCTGCTGGCTACAGGGAGAATTCACCTGAGAAATATAAATACAGGCAGAAGACAGCTTAGCTGGGAGGGCACTGGGCAGGGATGCCAGAGAATCTCAGTTTAacccctagcactgcatgtgGGTTTTCAGTTACTCTCTCTTGTATATGATTAAATGTagtaaaataaatctatttttaagagaaacagaaatagtaatagattaaaaaatattcacaaaAATATATTCACAAAAGTAGTCTCCTCTCACTCTTTAGTCCAAAGACCATTGTTATCTGAACAATCTCTTCCTCAAAAGCCCTTAGGTTGAAACGTAAGTATCATCGTAGAATCTGGTGTTTTCTTGGTTCCCCTAGCTTGTGTCTCCAGAGCTGGGTTCTAACACGTGAGACAAGGCTCACCATGTCAGCCATGCCAGGTCCCAAGCGGTCACACTGCTCCTTGATGTGCTCCACCAAGGCCTCAACAAAGGTAGAGTTGGTCCTTACAGCCGTCTGGATGTCGGTCACCATCTGAATACAGTCCTGGCAAACATCCCCGTCATCCTACAGAGACAGAGCAGTTAGACTACAAACATCCTATACATCTGGAAAATTCCCTTAAATGGCTGTGGCTGTAGTGTGACTACAGGGTGACTTGCTGAACAGTTCCTAATGTGCTTTTTATAGGCTCTAAAATCAACAGGTTTGAAATCAATTGGACATTCAATCTAGTAAAATTTAataggggtgggaggaggggggagaaactGGCTTATATTAAATATTCCAGATTCTTACGAACCTCCGAGCCATAAGCATTTGACAATCGGTTCATATCATGACAGTCAACTGAAGAAGGCTCTGCCTCAGAACCACACACCACCTTCCATGCCTCACCTCCAGTCCTATCTAAAATGGGATCCCTGGTGGTAAGACCTTACCTTTGGCTGGGGTTTGCTCTTGGGGCCTTCCTGGGGGTAGAGCAGGAGGGGAATGTTGGCCATGAAAGGAGCCACCACCTCAGCCATGTCTAGTTCTGGGATCTTATTGGTCTCGAGCTGTTTCTGGTGATTCAGTTCCGCCAGGTGCTTCTGCAGAGACTCGCAGAGATTGAGAGCACAGCACACCTCTCCTGGATTACTCTGTTGGGAAAGAAGACCAATGGGAAATCCTCctccaagaggaaaacaaagcagGCCACCTGGTGTCTCCGAAttagccccccccttttttttaagtctttacacATGTCTACTTCATAAACCTGCCACCGATAAACagaagaggtagcacagtggttatgcaaaagacatgccTGAGGAGCCTAGGtactgggttcgatccccagcaccactgtaagccagagctaaactgtGTTCTGGTTTAGTAATTATAATACTTTCATTAAAGTATAAACAGTCAAACCAGCCACCCTGCTCCTCAAGCAGCTCCACTTCAGCAAATGGCCTCAACACTCTCTTTCCATGAGTTCAAGCTAAAAACTTGGAGACATTCCTAGTTCCTCCCACTCCCATGTATCCCACTCCATCAATAAGTCCAGTTTCATTTATCTGCTTGTCTCCATGTCTACACCATAGATCACATCTTACTATCCTGCTTCCAGCTTCCTTGTAACTCCCAACCACTGTGACCTAGACCAAAGCCTTTTTGCAAGAGGTACCTATGCCACATTTATTCCCCCTAGCCATATCCTAACCAGGCCTCACATGATGCCACCCCATCTGTATCACCAATATCATGTTCCTTTCTTGAAACATTCCTTCCTGCTGATGTTCCcactctgacttacggtggtgttgggggttgaacttgatacctttgatacctcaggcatgagagtcttttttgcataaccactactaTCCCCCCGCCCCCCTAGCCATGGTGTGGTGACCCCatatgccctgacacagtgcTGACGTCAGCTTTGGCGACAGGAGGCTGACAGTGTGCAGTGATCTGTgcaggcgcatggtggactgtaggtgaatccagactgctggtgtgcaaagcattgtgggtaggctgactagccttaaaaggacagcagccggaACTCTGGGCTCtctttggctgcggcttcttctcctggtcagatgcctctcagcggaggtgccccaggcatccatccgccattgtctacttctcctgggaactaagCACgtatgactctgctagccggtaaacttttagacccctctacagccatgagcaacctttaccagagcttataaaattgtttatcttatgggactaaactttgataaccatattcagactttatagacctagcgtacacttaacccttgatgctaagtgcttattttgccttttacctatttcaccctaataaactgtgtattgattaaaccagttcccagctcctgctgtgAATTCTCCTATAggcgccacaagcagccccaacccccatacctctttgtaagttaatttacaacaccaTGGCCCTCTGTTTTTTAAACAACTCTTCTTTCTCAGGAcataaaaaataattcacaaacctGGATCACTGTTCACTACTAAAACCCAGCCTCTGATGCCTGATTTATGCACAAAAGATGCTTACTGAATGGAGGTGGAGCAATTATACATGAACCCACAAGGCCTCTTCCTCGGGGTGAAAGAAACAGAACTGAGGTGACTTGCTTGCTCAAAGGGGTAATTAAAGATCTGACATGAGCTATCAAATCAGTATCCATGAATGTCATTCCAGCTTACATCCTATAGTAATTCTCAAAGTTCCCACTTCCTATACCCTTACCAACCCTTGAAAAGTTATCAGCGATGGagtaggcagtggtacacctggttaagcgctaactttacagtgtgcaaagccccaagattaagcccctggtccccacctgcgggaggagagcttcacgggtgatgaagcagggctgcaggtgtctctctgtttctttcctaccctgtccccccatccctcccaagttctctctttttctatccaataataataaaaaattaagatataccaaagtaaaagactctggggtggggggttcaggtcctggaacatgatggcagaggacctagtggtggttgagttgatatgtggaaaactgggaaatgttattcatgtataaacaattgtatttactgttgatggtaagacattaatacccccaataaagaaattaaaaaattaatataaattaaaagagagaaagttatTGGCAGAATGCTCTGTTGCACCAATCATCTTGAGTGTTAGACTGCAGTAAAGAGCTGCTGTGAAAACCATACTTTAATCACTTTAATCTGATCTTTTTCTCCCCTGGGTCCCAGGAAAGACTCCCCGTTCACATACCATCTCTCCTTTAATCATGTCCAGGATGACTGGGAAGTAGGTGTCCACGGTCTCCTTGCATTTGGAGGACATATTTGGTTTCGGAAGCCAGTCACAGACCTTCTCCAAGTACCCAAGGACCTCTTGCTAGAGAGGATACAGACAAGGGTCTGGTCAGGATTGACTTCTCTGCAAGGGATACCCTACAGTCTCCACAAAGTGAAGGCTAGAAAACAGTGGGCCCCAGAGAAGAGGACTGGTAGGGTACTAGTGTGAAGTTACGGCTCTGCCCGATCCAGAAGGCAAAGAGCTGACACAAGCATTATTtggaatgagagtcttttacCTGCAGTCCTACAGGCACACAAATTCTAAGCAGAGAGGGGCAAAAATGGATGAGAAGTCAGAATACGCCATACAAAACCCTAGTCACTCTGGGAGATCAGACTGGGGCCTCACGTCCTCAGCTTCTGGCTAAATGATCTTTGCATTTTTAAAGGAGGAACGAAAGACAACTGGACACACGTGGCTCACAGGGCCTGAAGTATTTCCCACCTGGGCCTAGACCAGTCCATGAGGCCCAGAGCCACAGCTCTTTTAAGGGAAGGATGCCTGCAGCCCCATGGCCACtgctcacacacagtcacactcatttGTGGCTCACCTCAGTGTCGTTGTTTTTCAACATGTTGCCAGCAGCAGTGATAACATCTTTGCATATGTCACAGGGAAGCGATTTCTAAGAGGAAATAgcatgagggagagagattggCACTTGCAGACAGCAACTTAAAGCACTCCTGGACCTCTGCTTGACCTAGCCAGCGGTGCGAGGATGGTGGCTAGAAGCCAGGCACACTCTGGTCCCCAACCAGATGAGACGAGCAGGGGACCCCCATGTGGAAGGAGTGGGTGTGGCTGACTAGAACACTGCTTGTTACCTTTGCCCCTCAGTACTTTATTCATGGGAGACAGTGCAGGCTAAGCCGCATATTCATCCTCAAAATAGCTCTAAGGAATCTGAAGCTCAAACAGGTGAGAATCAGAGAAAGCTGGGAACACACAACATCACCACCAGGGAGGGACCAATCTCAATACTGGAGCATGAACCAGGCCCAGGGCAGGAAAACAAGCCCCAGCCAGACTGGTCCTACTGCACATTCACACTAGCTCTGTTTACCTGCAGTCCATCTACCTTCCGCCCCCAGTCAGCGCCACGGTTAAGTGGAGGATACAGTGACGTGACATGACACCAGTGTTCTCAAGTCTAATTATTCTGGGATCCCAGTGGCACTGGGCCATGGAAATTCTAGTGATTCTCAATTCTCTGGGGGAGTCTCCTTGATATTCTTGTAatgtaagtttttttgtttgcctgtttgttttttattaaccagagtcctgctcagctctggcttatggtgatgtggggtagtgaaacctgagtctttggagcctcaggcaagacagtccctttgcatagccattatgctatctccccctccgtaGATTgtgttaagaatttatttattcatgagaaagacaggcagagaaaaagacctagacatcactctggtacatatgctgccagggattgaactcatagttgagaatccactattttatccactgtgccacctcccagaccacgatatCAACAGATCCTTAACCCATGAAAGAGGAACTCAATTTCTAGGTGACATTAAGGAATATTGTCAACTAAGTTGCACTTAGAGACAGCAATCTGAATCTTTGGAACCTAAGTCAAGTTAATAAAAGAGATTCAGGTATCCATAGGTTGTCTTGTCAAGAAAAAAGGTCTAGAATTCTTGGTTGATATTAAttttagaaagagaaagcaaTATTAAGAACAGGattgtggtcccggaggtggcgcagtgataaagctttggactctcaagcatgaggtcccgagttcgatccccggcagcacatgtgccacagtgatgtctggttctttctctctcctcctatcttgctcataaataaataaaatctaaaaaaaaaaaaaaaaaaaaaaaaaaaaaaacaggattgaGGGCAGGTtagatagcaaagagactctcatgcctgatgtttccaagtcccaggttcaatcccctgcaccacgacaagtcagaattgagcaatgctctggtaaaaaacaaacaacaaaaaaagaacagggtTGATAGCTCACTGAAAACCAAACTGGAAGGCAATTAATGGTCTCAGAGGACAGTTTCCCAGTGGATTCAGAAattgattcttaaaaaaaaaaaaaaaaaagctattgggggccgggtggtggctcacctggctgaacacatatgttacagcatgcaaggacccgggttcgagcccccggtccccacctgcagggggaaagcttcacaagtggtaaagcagggctgtaggtatctctctgtctctctccctatctcctcactcctctcaatttctggctgtctctatctaataaaaataaaaataataaaatttttttttaagttattgggtgggggtagacagcataatggttatgcaaacagactctgatacctaaggctctgaggtcccaggttcaatttccccacaccaacataagccagagctgagtagtgctctggggtttaaaaaaaaaaaaagttatttaactAGACTTCTCTCACTGAGAGAGTACTAGTGATGGCTGACAAGTTTCAGACAATGACCTGCACTCACTCACACCAGTCTTGTGCATCCCCCCCAGGGGAGCCAAGAGCATCTTCTGCAGCCAAGAAAACTCAGGCATCCCAGGAGGGTTCTGAATGTGGGAAAGTGTACTGGAGGTCTGCCCTCTTGAGTGTAAAGAGACCCACGTTAAGTCGCTATATTTAACACTGCTTGGATATGAATTCAGTGGTATCTTTTCCAGTTTGGTTACAGTTGGAAAGAAAATCTACTAAGCTCTAGGATCTAAAATGAGGGACAAGCATTTAAAACCTTAACATCTATTTTTTGGAGTGAATGGCCTGAACTGCACAGACCTGAGGATGGGAGTTAGGCACCTACCCACTAGTGCTCCCTTCCCTAGAGGGAACAAAGGGACCTGCAGAGCCGGGGGGGCAGGGCAGCATGGGATGACCTTGTTCCATCTCAGAGACAGGGAAACCCTGTGGGAATGGGACCTTCACCTCTCCAAAAGGTCCTGTAGCCTTGGTGATAAAATAGGAAGGGTCCTGCCTCCCTCGTGGGGTCATAACAAAGTGAGGCAGAGAAAGTGCTCTGCGAATGGCAACAGTTTGGCTAGAGCACAGAACTGCCGGTACTCACCACGGTGGGCTTGCTCCACACAGTCTGCTGGCAGTGCTTCACAGCCCCACAGTCTGCTGCTGTCTTCACATTCTGGCACCACACTGCCGAGCCTCGGCTGCATTCTTTCAGACCCAGCACAGGGCTGCCTAGAGCTAAaagggaattgaaaaaaaaaaaaaaaatccatcataaGGATGACAGTCATTTTCCCATCACACCAGACTCACCTCATTACTTCCACCATGGCCCCTCAGATCAAGGAGCCACAGAGTAGTACCACATCCAGTCAACAAGCTGCACTGGCATGGAAACTGTGGAGTTAAAGGGACTCATCTGGGTCGGGTGGTGGAGTGCCTAGTAGAGCACGTGTTATGagcacaaggtctcaggttcaagccccaattccccacttctttctttctttctctttctctccctctctctctctctctctctctctctctctcccaccagagcacgttcagctctggcttatagtggtgtaggtgactgaacctgggaccttggagcctcaggtatgaaagtctttttgcataaccattatgctacctacccctgccctctctcttgcttccttctcaatttttgcttGTCCTAGCAAACCtaagaaaaatgaatttaaaaaaaatataatttacCTGGTAAATCAATTTATTAATGAG
Proteins encoded in this window:
- the PSAP gene encoding prosaposin, whose amino-acid sequence is MYTLILLASLLGVALGSPVLGLKECSRGSAVWCQNVKTAADCGAVKHCQQTVWSKPTVKSLPCDICKDVITAAGNMLKNNDTEQEVLGYLEKVCDWLPKPNMSSKCKETVDTYFPVILDMIKGEMSNPGEVCCALNLCESLQKHLAELNHQKQLETNKIPELDMAEVVAPFMANIPLLLYPQEGPKSKPQPKDDGDVCQDCIQMVTDIQTAVRTNSTFVEALVEHIKEQCDRLGPGMADMCKNYINQYSTIAVQMMMHMQPKEICALVGFCDEVKEVPMKTLIPAEVVSENVIPALELVEPLKKDVFQAKSGVSCELCEYVVKELVKLIDNNRTEEKILDALDRVCLKMPSSISEQCQELVNTYGSSLLSILLEETSPELVCNAIHLCTTKGLPVATVHVTPLKGGGFCEVCKKLIHYLDQNLEKNSTRQEILAALEKGCSFLPTSYKDQCDEFVSQYEPVVLDILEQVMDPSYVCLKVGACPSARKPLLGTEKCVWGPSYWCQNMESATQCNAVEHCKRHVWN